A section of the Mangifera indica cultivar Alphonso chromosome 12, CATAS_Mindica_2.1, whole genome shotgun sequence genome encodes:
- the LOC123192711 gene encoding calmodulin-binding transcription activator 1-like isoform X2, translating into MELPATGVPLRLTPEQVREQARQRWFHTTELCEIFAKHDTLNIHISQPQERPTNGAFFAITMQKLREFRKDGHVWAKKKDRKTIQESHENLKVGGVVMLNCLYAYGETENNFQRRIYRMIKKEHRDIVLFHYRKDQNQENRKIWRRGIKPIKLNPQSIQESAGCSSGIVNHDDYQLSLALNTADTGNQNSIQANAQPSDSSNQSNIQGNAESAEDDAGLRGINGSAIRRFA; encoded by the exons ATGGAGCTTCCAGCGACAGGCGTTCCTTTAAGATTAA CTCCTGAACAAGTACGGGAACAGGCTCGACAACGATGGTTTCATACAACTgaattatgtgaaatatttgCAAAGCATGACACCCTTAATATACATATATCTCAACCACAAGAAAGGCCGACaa ATGGTGCATTTTTTGCAATTACCATGCAAAAGCTTCGGGAGTTTAGGAAAGATGGACATGTCTGGGCTAAAAAGAAGGACCGCAAAACCATTCAAGAATCTCATGAGAACCTCAAG GTTGGCGGTGTAGTGATGTTAAACTGTTTGTATGCATATGGAGAAACAGAGAACAATTTTCAGAGACGTATATACAGGATGATAAAAAA GGAACATCGAGATATAGTTCTTTTTCATTACCGAAAAGACCAG AATCAGGAAAACAGGAAAATTTGGAGACGTGGCATAAAACCCATCAAATTAAACCCTCAGTCTATCCAAGAATCTGCAG GTTGTTCCTCCGGCATTGTCAATCATGACGACTACCAATTGTCCTTGGCTCTTAACACTGCAGATACGGGCAACCAGAACAGCATCCAGGCTAATGCTCAACCTTCAG ATTCAAGTAACCAGAGCAACATTCAGGGAAATGCTGAATCTGCAG AAGATGATGCTGGGTTGCGGGGGATTAATGGGTCAGCCATCAGGAGATTTGCATGA
- the LOC123192711 gene encoding calmodulin-binding transcription activator 1-like isoform X1: MELPATGVPLRLTPEQVREQARQRWFHTTELCEIFAKHDTLNIHISQPQERPTNGAFFAITMQKLREFRKDGHVWAKKKDRKTIQESHENLKVGGVVMLNCLYAYGETENNFQRRIYRMIKKEHRDIVLFHYRKDQNQENRKIWRRGIKPIKLNPQSIQESAAGCSSGIVNHDDYQLSLALNTADTGNQNSIQANAQPSDSSNQSNIQGNAESAEDDAGLRGINGSAIRRFA; this comes from the exons ATGGAGCTTCCAGCGACAGGCGTTCCTTTAAGATTAA CTCCTGAACAAGTACGGGAACAGGCTCGACAACGATGGTTTCATACAACTgaattatgtgaaatatttgCAAAGCATGACACCCTTAATATACATATATCTCAACCACAAGAAAGGCCGACaa ATGGTGCATTTTTTGCAATTACCATGCAAAAGCTTCGGGAGTTTAGGAAAGATGGACATGTCTGGGCTAAAAAGAAGGACCGCAAAACCATTCAAGAATCTCATGAGAACCTCAAG GTTGGCGGTGTAGTGATGTTAAACTGTTTGTATGCATATGGAGAAACAGAGAACAATTTTCAGAGACGTATATACAGGATGATAAAAAA GGAACATCGAGATATAGTTCTTTTTCATTACCGAAAAGACCAG AATCAGGAAAACAGGAAAATTTGGAGACGTGGCATAAAACCCATCAAATTAAACCCTCAGTCTATCCAAGAATCTGCAG CAGGTTGTTCCTCCGGCATTGTCAATCATGACGACTACCAATTGTCCTTGGCTCTTAACACTGCAGATACGGGCAACCAGAACAGCATCCAGGCTAATGCTCAACCTTCAG ATTCAAGTAACCAGAGCAACATTCAGGGAAATGCTGAATCTGCAG AAGATGATGCTGGGTTGCGGGGGATTAATGGGTCAGCCATCAGGAGATTTGCATGA